A region of Candidatus Poribacteria bacterium DNA encodes the following proteins:
- a CDS encoding ATP-dependent DNA helicase, which translates to MGNFKKDVFGRGGMLHRAFGNAYEIRDAQVNMSVDAAKAVLNRDVLLAEGATGVGKSFAYLITSVSPAIRQALTEQEWDAPIVISTSTKILQDQIWEKDVPAILEATGQDLKVVLAKGRNNYISTRRLHEFAKDVENLTIQFATADSAALASRIAPKLVEWITPDAGEFADFSQPIPHEIRLEIESTDTDCHGEACRFYAQCPYQNAKAKRKTADIIIVNHALLALHIAYQTVLPSECNTFIIDEAHKFYDVVSSVYETEITLRQLEWFFKNFRTRLRKLRDLVMNDTGKLSHLIRLLNTFEKRRAKDEDTAKIFFQNAFAAVQTATGKTATSKASSRFGAAVLTPKLDATEVSSVLSEYVAACKSLSKALGIKYADLADTPEIIPIYLALESLTQASKDIATRVEAVVSEDDPHLWCYWSEIAIASGNDKEIPYRLTLKRTPIDITEQIAPLFDAENAVIFTSATLQAAGSFARLRNQLGLDATGKAIVERIYPSPFPFQENVEIHLFDDVLLDRPSLSAGPDAKERYWQEQSRLVEYYVRLRDGRALVLCASHQQLYEISERLEPVFQDMDITVLRQIGTDHLRQTFSTFKADEKSVLFGVASCWEGLDAPGSTLETVIIPQLPFVPPHPVLDARRALLPNPEKDWFREISLPDMLFQLKQGTGRLVRSMTDRGVIAILSPRPLTKAYGREIRKALPPGRLKKNPADALGFLDTKT; encoded by the coding sequence ATGGGCAACTTCAAAAAAGATGTATTTGGCAGAGGGGGCATGCTTCACAGAGCGTTTGGCAATGCCTATGAAATCAGAGACGCACAGGTGAACATGTCTGTTGATGCTGCCAAAGCTGTGTTGAACCGTGATGTTTTACTCGCTGAAGGTGCGACCGGTGTCGGCAAATCATTTGCCTATCTCATCACTTCTGTTTCGCCAGCGATCCGTCAAGCACTTACCGAGCAAGAATGGGATGCCCCTATCGTCATCTCAACCAGCACAAAGATTTTACAAGACCAGATTTGGGAGAAAGACGTACCGGCGATCCTTGAAGCCACAGGACAGGATTTGAAGGTTGTCCTGGCGAAAGGACGCAACAACTATATCTCTACCCGCCGACTTCATGAGTTTGCGAAAGACGTTGAAAACCTAACAATCCAGTTTGCCACAGCTGATAGTGCTGCCCTCGCCAGCCGTATCGCCCCTAAATTGGTAGAGTGGATAACTCCCGATGCCGGTGAGTTTGCTGATTTTTCTCAACCGATACCCCATGAAATCCGTCTTGAAATCGAGTCAACCGACACGGATTGTCATGGCGAAGCGTGCCGGTTTTATGCCCAATGCCCCTATCAGAACGCCAAAGCCAAGCGGAAAACGGCTGATATTATCATTGTCAATCACGCCTTACTCGCACTGCACATCGCGTACCAGACGGTCTTACCGAGTGAATGTAATACGTTTATTATTGACGAGGCACACAAGTTTTATGATGTTGTCAGTTCTGTGTATGAAACAGAAATCACGCTCCGGCAGTTAGAGTGGTTTTTTAAAAACTTTCGGACGCGACTGCGGAAACTGCGCGACCTCGTGATGAATGATACCGGGAAGTTATCACACCTGATTCGCTTGTTGAACACTTTTGAGAAGCGGCGCGCAAAAGACGAGGATACCGCAAAGATTTTCTTTCAAAACGCATTCGCCGCGGTCCAAACTGCCACTGGGAAAACGGCTACATCAAAAGCGTCATCGCGTTTTGGGGCTGCTGTTTTGACCCCGAAACTTGACGCGACCGAGGTATCCAGCGTGCTTTCAGAATACGTCGCGGCGTGTAAATCGCTTTCAAAAGCGTTGGGTATCAAGTACGCCGACCTTGCTGATACCCCTGAAATCATTCCGATCTATTTGGCATTGGAGAGCCTCACACAGGCAAGCAAAGATATCGCCACGCGCGTGGAAGCCGTTGTCTCCGAGGATGACCCGCATTTGTGGTGCTATTGGTCTGAAATAGCGATAGCAAGCGGGAACGATAAAGAAATCCCCTACCGCTTGACGCTGAAACGCACGCCTATTGACATCACTGAGCAGATCGCACCGCTTTTCGACGCAGAAAACGCTGTCATCTTCACGAGCGCGACACTACAGGCGGCAGGGAGTTTCGCGCGGCTCCGAAATCAACTCGGATTAGACGCGACCGGAAAAGCAATCGTTGAACGGATTTATCCGTCGCCATTTCCGTTCCAAGAAAACGTTGAAATCCATCTTTTTGATGATGTGCTTTTAGATCGTCCGTCTCTGTCTGCTGGTCCCGATGCAAAAGAACGGTATTGGCAGGAGCAGTCGCGACTTGTTGAGTATTATGTGAGACTTCGCGACGGTCGCGCGTTGGTACTCTGTGCGAGCCATCAGCAGTTATATGAAATCTCTGAACGCCTTGAACCAGTTTTTCAGGACATGGACATCACAGTACTTCGCCAAATCGGTACGGATCACCTCCGCCAGACTTTCAGCACTTTCAAAGCCGATGAGAAGTCTGTTTTGTTTGGGGTTGCCTCCTGTTGGGAAGGACTTGACGCGCCGGGCAGCACCCTTGAAACTGTGATTATTCCGCAACTGCCATTCGTGCCCCCGCACCCTGTGTTAGACGCGCGCCGGGCGTTGCTACCGAACCCGGAAAAAGACTGGTTTCGTGAGATCAGTCTGCCGGATATGCTGTTCCAGTTGAAACAGGGCACAGGACGGCTTGTCCGTTCAATGACCGATCGCGGTGTGATCGCGATATTATCGCCTCGACCGCTCACAAAAGCCTATGGGCGTGAGATTCGCAAAGCGTTGCCACCCGGACGGCTTAAGAAAAACCCGGCGGACGCTTTAGGATTTTTAGACACCAAAACTTGA
- a CDS encoding dockerin type I domain-containing protein translates to MNWVRHFLLRTIFSVVFITTFVFYNKLVVAAALECEISTPPIKTRIQNRDYPSVFMAWYHIQNLPLTITPDERIPYHDLVWDASYGTQYFSLSNELIDPENNFHFEKLKTLQMLAANPNLIFVVTLPLRYVSEDNYLLQEHLQADDFPWQRDTDGNRVLDTVPGGAGDWVDFTLPKAQEMFPHLAKGLKDCGYDGIFIDFWQEDRDPILRQGQVDILKKIRAAVGDDFLIIANTNDQINPSSAPYINGLMMETYRALSDNYSHAGMIGLEETLLWAAENLQEPVVNCLEGEGIGEESPMSPANLQGMRLITTLSLTHSNGYVLYTMGVQHGEPHTHDADYSGPHYNPETGDPRAEAHAEDHDTLFHHHHHEHYWYDFWNADLGKPIGEIGELYQTPNGVAIDGLFIREFTNGWAVYNRSGREQMIQLPEKVSGFASGIENRRSHTLRDLDGEIYLKPVEVQNPADLNGDGVVNILDLVIVANGLGSDAPDLNGDGSVNILDLVIVANAFE, encoded by the coding sequence ATGAATTGGGTAAGGCATTTTCTTCTTAGAACTATTTTCTCTGTTGTTTTCATAACAACATTCGTTTTCTATAATAAACTCGTCGTCGCAGCTGCGCTCGAATGCGAAATTTCTACACCACCAATTAAGACACGGATCCAGAATCGGGACTATCCATCCGTTTTTATGGCGTGGTATCACATTCAGAACTTACCACTGACAATTACACCTGATGAACGCATCCCTTACCACGATCTCGTCTGGGATGCGTCCTACGGCACACAGTACTTTTCGCTGTCTAATGAACTCATTGACCCGGAGAACAATTTCCATTTTGAAAAACTGAAAACGCTTCAGATGCTCGCAGCGAATCCGAACTTAATTTTTGTTGTGACACTGCCGCTGCGTTACGTCTCTGAAGACAACTATTTGCTCCAGGAACATCTTCAAGCAGACGATTTCCCCTGGCAACGCGATACCGATGGCAATAGAGTCCTTGATACCGTGCCCGGGGGTGCCGGTGATTGGGTCGATTTCACGCTCCCGAAAGCACAAGAGATGTTTCCACACCTCGCGAAAGGCTTAAAAGATTGTGGGTATGACGGCATTTTTATTGACTTTTGGCAAGAAGATCGCGATCCGATCCTGCGGCAGGGGCAAGTCGATATATTGAAGAAAATCCGGGCAGCTGTTGGCGACGATTTTTTGATCATTGCTAATACCAACGATCAAATTAACCCGAGTTCTGCGCCTTATATCAATGGTCTGATGATGGAAACCTATCGTGCGTTATCCGATAACTATAGCCACGCGGGGATGATCGGACTTGAAGAGACGTTACTCTGGGCAGCGGAAAACCTTCAAGAGCCTGTCGTCAATTGCCTTGAAGGTGAGGGGATTGGGGAGGAATCACCGATGAGTCCAGCGAATTTACAGGGGATGCGACTCATCACGACGCTATCGCTGACACACTCGAACGGTTACGTGCTCTATACAATGGGTGTTCAACATGGTGAGCCCCATACGCATGATGCAGATTATTCGGGGCCGCATTATAACCCTGAAACGGGGGATCCGCGGGCAGAAGCGCACGCTGAAGACCACGATACCTTATTTCATCATCACCATCACGAGCACTATTGGTACGATTTCTGGAACGCTGATCTCGGTAAACCGATAGGTGAAATAGGGGAGTTGTATCAAACGCCAAACGGCGTTGCTATCGATGGGCTGTTTATCCGAGAGTTTACCAATGGATGGGCGGTCTACAACCGTTCCGGTAGAGAACAGATGATCCAACTCCCGGAGAAAGTATCGGGTTTCGCATCAGGCATAGAAAACAGACGCTCGCACACACTTCGAGATCTTGACGGCGAGATTTACCTGAAACCTGTCGAGGTTCAAAACCCCGCCGATCTCAACGGCGATGGGGTCGTGAATATCCTTGACTTAGTCATTGTTGCCAATGGCTTAGGTTCGGATGCCCCGGATCTCAACGGCGACGGCAGCGTGAATATCTTGGATCTCGTCATCGTTGCGAATGCTTTTGAATAA
- a CDS encoding dockerin type I domain-containing protein, with product MKIVFSVIIGGFLLLSVVFAEKPSVRDRIANRSYPSIFMAWHGIFNPPERKTFRETNQYHDLMWSPESLLHLERQPDETFVITGDLEFSETEFQAYRQNPNIVILLAVPFIEASSPDAVFFNEFYDDDFPWLLDASGDHVYLDHPQIDFTDPRFLALFRALAVAVDQSEFYDGIFIDYWDEGGVTLKGLRTLEAEVAARVEILSSVRATVSADFLILVNGNMRSASRAAPYINGVLLETYRVDMLDDYEYLSMQWFEANLRWASENLRHPQITCFEVEGIGLQYPFSDENLQDMRAMLTLSLTHSDAYFLYTMGVNSEEEQAHRHDDLYYNPYNADHANAHAQGLFHLHHHAHYWYDFWDADLGRPIGAKAETYENIAGLFIREFDHGFAVYNRSGKPQHIQFPENVSGFASGIKNNRSHTIPDLDGEIYLKTINPADLNGDGTVNILDLVIVANALGKDTPDLNGDGTVNILDLIIIAKEISQ from the coding sequence ATGAAAATCGTATTTTCCGTTATTATCGGCGGTTTCTTACTTCTCAGCGTTGTTTTCGCAGAAAAGCCGAGTGTCCGGGATCGGATTGCGAACCGGAGTTATCCATCAATCTTCATGGCGTGGCACGGCATTTTTAACCCACCCGAAAGAAAAACGTTTAGAGAAACGAACCAGTATCACGATTTGATGTGGTCGCCTGAAAGTCTCTTACACCTCGAACGTCAACCCGATGAGACCTTCGTCATTACCGGCGATCTTGAATTTTCTGAGACAGAATTTCAGGCCTATCGGCAAAACCCGAATATCGTGATACTCCTCGCAGTGCCCTTTATCGAGGCATCAAGTCCCGATGCCGTCTTCTTTAACGAATTCTATGATGACGACTTCCCGTGGCTCCTCGACGCATCGGGGGATCACGTCTATCTGGATCATCCGCAAATAGATTTCACCGATCCGCGGTTTCTTGCGTTGTTCAGAGCGTTAGCGGTTGCCGTCGATCAGAGCGAGTTCTACGATGGGATCTTCATTGATTATTGGGACGAAGGTGGGGTAACACTGAAAGGCTTACGGACGTTGGAAGCCGAAGTCGCTGCGCGTGTTGAGATCCTGAGCAGTGTTCGTGCCACCGTCAGTGCGGATTTTCTGATCCTTGTCAACGGGAACATGCGAAGCGCGAGTCGTGCTGCCCCTTATATCAATGGCGTTTTGCTTGAAACCTATCGAGTGGATATGTTAGACGATTACGAGTACCTTTCGATGCAATGGTTTGAAGCGAACCTGAGATGGGCCTCGGAAAATCTTCGGCACCCGCAGATCACCTGTTTCGAGGTTGAGGGTATCGGTTTGCAATACCCTTTCAGCGACGAGAATCTGCAAGATATGCGTGCCATGTTGACGCTGTCCCTGACGCACTCCGATGCCTATTTTCTTTATACGATGGGTGTCAACAGCGAAGAAGAACAGGCGCACCGACACGACGATCTTTATTATAACCCCTATAATGCGGATCATGCCAATGCGCATGCGCAAGGGCTCTTTCATCTCCACCATCACGCCCACTATTGGTACGATTTTTGGGATGCCGATCTCGGTCGTCCGATCGGTGCGAAAGCCGAAACCTATGAAAACATTGCCGGGCTGTTTATTCGCGAGTTCGATCACGGGTTCGCCGTCTACAACCGTTCGGGTAAACCCCAACACATACAGTTCCCGGAGAATGTCTCAGGCTTCGCTTCGGGTATCAAGAATAACCGCTCACACACGATACCGGATCTCGACGGCGAAATCTACTTGAAAACTATCAACCCCGCCGATCTCAACGGCGACGGCACGGTGAATATCCTCGACCTTGTGATCGTCGCGAACGCGCTTGGTAAAGATACCCCCGATCTTAACGGCGACGGCACGGTGAATATATTGGATCTCATTATTATAGCAAAGGAGATTTCTCAATGA
- a CDS encoding leucine-rich repeat domain-containing protein, with protein MKRILSLRKNCPTKSLRETLFLCFCFLIVFQIAEAQHWMPDANLRHAVRAALQHPEDQPLTRNDLLHLEHLDLYQLNIKDLTGIEHATNLTWFSFAENDVTDLSPLMTLRKLQTLYGWSNYQIVDISPIANLTALRILNLSVCNISKIEAIAGLTGLEKLNLAYNKIENIEPIANLKELRELYLRANNIIDIRPLTHLTNLEELWIDNNPIQDYRPLQALDIIELVHDEVCDLLDGLAIPQFLERIESRNYPSVFQAWSSVQNRRELSNEAGIALHDLYFTCCGALRLDWRQTDEGAKLLGNIEEARAKREALAAGNPNLILLLEIRMRDAFETPFYHKDWAYWIRDAAGQRIPVPGYPAYLMDFTHQDVIDLIVEQAIETKRCQIFDGIMLDWWNEQYPVLRNEWTQPGYRGDEAEQRARDEIITRIREAVGDDFLILVNTNRRKPTRAAPYVNGLFMETLRDNDSGYTRDGLIEIESTLLWAEENLREPQINCLEGWGLPSEPPDSPDNRRWMRVFTTMGLTLSDSYVLYNDGNSHRHDWYDFWDAEIGRPISQTVKTYLNIDGLFIREFDHGFAVYNRSGREQQIEFGENVSGSASGVENKRSHTIPDLDGEIYLKAGEVRNRADLNSDGTVNILDLVIVANALGENEPDLNGDGVVNILDLVIVATEM; from the coding sequence ATGAAAAGAATCTTATCGCTACGAAAAAATTGTCCGACGAAGTCACTTCGTGAGACGCTTTTCCTCTGTTTCTGTTTTCTGATCGTTTTTCAGATTGCTGAAGCACAGCACTGGATGCCGGATGCCAATTTGCGGCACGCCGTCCGCGCGGCACTTCAACACCCCGAAGACCAGCCACTCACCCGAAATGACTTACTTCACCTCGAACATCTTGATCTCTATCAGCTGAACATCAAGGATCTCACAGGTATCGAACATGCGACGAATCTGACATGGTTTTCTTTCGCTGAAAACGATGTCACTGATCTCTCACCCCTTATGACACTCCGTAAGCTTCAAACCTTATACGGCTGGTCAAACTACCAAATTGTTGACATTTCGCCGATCGCCAACTTAACGGCGTTGCGGATCCTGAATCTCTCGGTCTGTAACATCTCCAAGATCGAGGCGATCGCAGGCTTAACCGGATTAGAAAAATTGAATCTCGCTTACAATAAGATTGAAAATATTGAACCGATCGCGAACCTCAAAGAACTCAGAGAACTCTACTTGAGGGCGAACAATATCATTGATATTCGTCCATTGACGCATTTAACGAATTTGGAGGAGTTATGGATTGATAATAACCCGATCCAAGATTATCGTCCACTTCAGGCGTTGGACATCATTGAACTCGTACATGATGAGGTCTGTGATTTGCTTGATGGACTCGCGATCCCTCAGTTCCTCGAACGCATTGAGAGCCGAAACTATCCATCCGTTTTTCAGGCGTGGAGCAGTGTTCAGAATCGTCGAGAACTCTCAAATGAAGCGGGCATTGCGCTCCATGATTTATACTTCACCTGCTGTGGCGCGCTTCGGCTTGACTGGCGGCAAACCGATGAAGGTGCGAAGTTGCTCGGAAATATCGAAGAGGCACGCGCGAAACGCGAGGCGTTAGCCGCGGGGAATCCGAACCTCATTTTATTGCTCGAAATCCGTATGCGCGACGCTTTTGAGACCCCCTTTTATCACAAAGATTGGGCGTATTGGATAAGGGATGCCGCGGGTCAGCGTATACCTGTCCCAGGATACCCCGCCTATCTCATGGATTTCACGCATCAAGATGTCATTGACCTCATCGTTGAACAAGCCATTGAGACGAAACGCTGTCAAATTTTTGATGGTATTATGCTCGATTGGTGGAATGAACAGTACCCAGTGCTTCGCAATGAATGGACGCAACCGGGCTACCGCGGCGATGAAGCCGAGCAACGCGCACGCGATGAAATTATCACGCGGATTCGTGAGGCGGTCGGCGACGATTTTTTGATCCTCGTCAATACGAACAGAAGAAAACCGACGCGCGCCGCCCCGTATGTCAACGGCTTATTTATGGAGACACTCCGGGATAATGACAGCGGATACACACGCGATGGACTTATCGAGATTGAAAGCACGCTCCTGTGGGCAGAGGAGAATCTCCGAGAACCACAGATCAATTGCTTGGAAGGTTGGGGACTGCCGAGTGAACCCCCGGATTCACCGGATAACAGGCGATGGATGCGTGTCTTCACGACGATGGGGCTGACGCTTTCAGACAGCTATGTGCTTTACAATGATGGTAATAGCCATAGACACGACTGGTACGATTTTTGGGATGCCGAAATCGGTCGCCCGATCTCACAGACAGTCAAAACCTATCTCAACATCGACGGACTCTTTATCCGGGAGTTTGATCACGGGTTCGCTGTCTACAACCGCTCCGGCAGAGAACAACAGATCGAGTTCGGGGAGAATGTCTCAGGCTCCGCATCAGGTGTTGAAAACAAACGCTCGCACACGATACCGGATCTCGATGGCGAAATCTACTTGAAAGCTGGCGAGGTACGTAACCGCGCCGACCTGAATTCCGATGGCACTGTCAATATCCTTGACTTGGTGATTGTTGCCAACGCGCTCGGTGAAAACGAACCCGATCTCAACGGCGATGGAGTGGTGAACATCCTCGACCTTGTGATCGTCGCAACGGAGATGTAA
- a CDS encoding leucine-rich repeat domain-containing protein gives MRIPPLCRLFIFLIALWGYYAPHVALAQEGWMPDPQLRLAVREALGLRTDEPFTPDDLLQLHRLDPYKYRVKSLKGLEHAKNLTWFSFAGNDVSDVSPLATLTKLEVLFGWSNKKLSDISSLVNLTRLKKLNLSGCHIEDISVVGNFRRLERLVLSRNKISDITPLANLTRLIELFLRKNLIVDVSPLANLDRLERLHIDNNWISDFSPLDGLTLTEFIYDAGCRIEAVPVDERIANRTYPSFFQPWSDITNLPELSPAERIALHDLYLGGTFKLHFLDTDTGFQLVGDLQASKLERYVLSEVNPKMVVILPIGMRDRFPDEYPEDWPYWIRDADGNRVRSGESGAFFTDFTHPGMQDIIVEQAIAARQCGLYDGIFFDWWNERGPVLYSDFSPIPHQTNEVEQRARDIIIRRVREAVGENFLIMVNSNRRKPERAAPYINGLFMETGLDSPSGYTHKGLQRIEETLLWAEVTLRESRINCLEGEGLATQSPESPDNLRNMRLMITLSLTHSDGYVSYNYGERPNDPILPAHGQIWTDFWDTELGRPIGPRAETYRNIDGLFIREFDNGWAVYNRSGLPQTISLPVETTGVASQLLGRQHTIPDLDGEIYLKAGEVENRADLNGDGTVNILDLVIVANGLGSDTPDLNGDGTVNILDLVIVANAFE, from the coding sequence TTGGATGCCGGATCCGCAGCTCCGGCTTGCTGTTAGAGAAGCCCTCGGTTTACGAACCGATGAACCTTTCACACCCGATGATCTGCTACAACTCCATAGACTTGATCCCTATAAATATAGGGTGAAAAGTCTAAAAGGTCTCGAACACGCGAAGAATCTCACCTGGTTCTCGTTTGCTGGCAACGATGTTTCCGATGTCTCACCACTCGCGACACTCACCAAACTTGAGGTACTCTTCGGTTGGTCGAACAAAAAACTCTCCGATATTTCGTCTTTAGTCAACCTGACGCGACTGAAAAAACTCAATTTATCCGGTTGTCATATCGAGGACATCTCTGTGGTTGGTAATTTTCGGCGATTGGAGCGATTGGTTCTCAGCCGTAACAAGATTTCGGACATCACACCGCTGGCGAACCTCACACGTCTCATTGAATTGTTCCTGCGTAAGAATTTGATTGTTGATGTCAGTCCACTGGCGAACTTAGATCGCTTAGAGAGACTTCATATTGACAATAACTGGATTTCAGATTTCTCGCCACTTGATGGATTGACGTTGACGGAATTCATCTACGATGCGGGGTGTCGCATTGAGGCGGTACCCGTTGATGAGAGGATCGCAAATCGAACTTACCCCTCTTTTTTCCAACCTTGGTCAGATATAACGAATCTCCCCGAACTCTCACCGGCAGAACGCATCGCGCTGCATGATTTGTATCTCGGTGGGACCTTTAAACTCCATTTCCTTGATACAGATACCGGTTTTCAGTTAGTTGGCGATCTTCAGGCATCGAAACTCGAGCGATATGTCTTAAGCGAAGTGAACCCGAAAATGGTTGTTATCCTGCCAATCGGCATGCGCGACAGATTCCCCGATGAGTATCCTGAAGATTGGCCGTATTGGATCCGAGATGCAGATGGCAACCGTGTCCGTTCAGGGGAGAGTGGGGCATTTTTTACAGACTTCACGCATCCGGGTATGCAAGACATCATTGTTGAGCAGGCAATCGCTGCGCGTCAATGTGGGCTCTACGACGGGATTTTTTTTGATTGGTGGAATGAGAGGGGGCCTGTGCTTTACAGTGATTTTTCCCCGATACCGCACCAGACAAATGAAGTCGAGCAACGCGCACGCGATATAATTATCCGACGCGTTCGCGAAGCCGTCGGTGAGAATTTTCTCATCATGGTCAATTCTAACCGTCGGAAACCCGAACGTGCTGCACCTTACATCAACGGGCTTTTCATGGAAACCGGTCTTGATTCCCCGAGTGGCTATACACATAAAGGACTTCAGCGGATCGAAGAGACGCTGCTCTGGGCAGAAGTAACGCTCCGAGAATCTCGCATCAACTGCTTGGAAGGTGAGGGACTCGCGACGCAATCGCCAGAGAGCCCCGATAACCTACGAAACATGCGGCTGATGATAACACTCAGCCTGACGCATTCTGATGGCTATGTGAGCTACAATTATGGCGAGCGACCGAATGATCCGATCTTACCGGCTCACGGACAGATCTGGACAGATTTTTGGGATACCGAACTCGGTCGTCCGATCGGGCCCCGCGCCGAAACCTATCGAAACATCGACGGCTTGTTTATCCGGGAATTTGACAATGGGTGGGCCGTCTATAACCGCTCCGGTCTACCGCAAACCATCAGTTTGCCCGTTGAAACGACGGGTGTCGCGAGTCAACTTCTCGGCAGACAGCACACGATCCCTGATCTCGATGGCGAAATCTACTTGAAAGCTGGCGAGGTTGAAAACCGTGCCGATCTTAACGGCGACGGCACGGTGAATATCCTTGATTTAGTCATTGTTGCCAACGGCTTAGGTTCGGATACCCCAGATCTCAACGGCGATGGCACCGTGAATATTTTGGATCTCGTGATCGTCGCGAACGCTTTTGAATAG